TGGTGGCATCATCTACCCGGATGGTGAGCTGTCTCTTCACCCGCTTGGCGTACGGATTCCGTGTGGCCTTTGAGAAGTCATAGCTCTTTCTCATATTCTTCTCCTTCGCATGTATTGTGATGTCTCTGATTTAGTGGCCTTCCAGACAGAGATGATGCGGACCGTATCCGATTCTTCGCGATAACAGTGACATACAACGAGCAGTCGAGCAATCGCGCTAAGGCCTAAAAGCAGAAAACGATCTTCATCTTCCGAGTGATCGGGATCATGCATGAACAAGGCATTATCGTCGGCGAATACTGTCTGGCCTTCTTCGAATGAGACGCCATGCTTCCTCTGGTTGATCACGTTCTTTCTTTCGTCCCAGACAAAGCGAATGGCACCCATATTTACAACATACCTACAATGCCACTACACGTCAAGTCTCTGTTGCCGGCTTCAAAAGCTTCCGGAAGGTCCCCTGGAAACAGGTCAGCCCTTTGGGGCTTCCTGTCCCCCAAAGGGCTGTGACAGATTCCTCCCGCCAGACGCGGGTCCGGTTGGCTTATGTAGGGATCCGCGTAAACCCTTTGTCCGGTGGCTCCCTTCAAATCTTGTCGCGGTTCTCGGGCTCAACGTCCGGAACCTTAGACAGGGCACGATCGAATTTCGCTCGGCTGGCGCGCTTCGCCCTCTGGGACAAATAGTCTTCCGTCTCAAGGGCCGAGATTTTTTCGGCCAGAGCAGAGGCTGCAAATTGGTTGATGGATATCCGGTCCTTCTTGGCAAGTTTTCGGATTCTTTCGTGGAGAGAGTCGGGTAGCCTCAGGCTGATTGTACTCATCACAAATCTCCTATCCTGCGCAGGAACTCTTTCGGGGTGAGAAC
Above is a window of Candidatus Methylomirabilis lanthanidiphila DNA encoding:
- a CDS encoding HicB family protein yields the protein MSTISLRLPDSLHERIRKLAKKDRISINQFAASALAEKISALETEDYLSQRAKRASRAKFDRALSKVPDVEPENRDKI